One window of the Janthinobacterium sp. PAMC25594 genome contains the following:
- a CDS encoding TonB-dependent siderophore receptor codes for MTLAFSQYATAQTTAEPVEKLQRVEVTGSSIKRTEAETAGSLQVLTRDDIERTGQTTALGILNSSAAISTSIDSASSSSGSFATGSSGVGMRGLGKVATLVLVNGRRIAQYGLADGAQQNFTNLDAIPAAAIERIEILKDGASAIYGSDAIAGVINIILLKNFEGAKITGNYKETDGFKDQRSRNVSGIVGYGDIDKDGFNTYLTYESYKNDGYTAGDLRSHYPEWHRQTPGRSTWDAPSAFSPTGNYFLNSTNIVAAPGCPADKIDPKDKLCKMDILPYSGLTTNAKRYALASNTHFRIGKNIDANFEITNAGASNDYIVPPFNVSNGSATTSPSTWYDAINGKMVGPYFYPKLPVGHANNPYGVPVEYRARMMDTGNGFNFNRTESDQTRVMLSLNGDIGNFDWKSAVGYMNSKANKATRAVSATGYNNAIVNGTYKFGQQNDTALLESMFPVRTTKGESKITFIDATVSGEVAQLPAGPLNVAFGTDIRREKYEMASSDNVLRGDLVGIAGLQVKDTMDHYALFAEATIPVVKRVEVSAAVRADKSTNSDVHFSPKLGLRVNATDTLLLRATAAGGFRAPNIVETGNGLGRSSFATDVSDPRRCATASTLNKLVQNNPAATSVDKAQGNTFQNSDCKGGVPSFVSANKDLKPETSRSITAGFVFEPVKNWTVALDYYHIERKDEIGTRGVADILRGEAGLPAGQLVRVDNSASDAQFLALVNKYAPGNTTNFGGVGSIGLLYNPYVNSGKTRASGFDFDAGGRFNTSIGQVRLKLEGSYLWKYQEFSVTDNAYDTNLAGNYDLGSRLKTKLRASLKTGSFDHGMTLNYASGFSNDSQTSPTYCVTNKVSAENMGVCSRVGSNTTVDYNLSYGGIKNTRLSLFIDNLFDKAAPVQWRRGYAESFQMRRIGVTASYTFL; via the coding sequence GTCACCGGTAGTAGTATCAAGCGTACCGAAGCTGAAACAGCTGGCTCGCTGCAGGTTCTGACCCGCGACGACATCGAGCGCACCGGCCAGACCACGGCGCTGGGCATCCTGAATTCCTCCGCCGCCATCAGCACCTCGATCGACTCGGCAAGCTCCAGCTCCGGCAGCTTTGCTACGGGCTCCTCGGGCGTGGGCATGCGTGGCCTGGGCAAGGTCGCTACCCTGGTGCTGGTCAATGGCCGCCGCATTGCACAATACGGCCTCGCCGATGGCGCACAACAGAACTTCACCAACCTGGATGCGATCCCGGCTGCCGCCATCGAGCGCATCGAGATCCTGAAAGACGGCGCTTCGGCAATCTACGGTTCCGACGCCATCGCTGGCGTCATCAACATCATCCTGCTGAAAAACTTTGAAGGCGCCAAGATCACCGGCAACTACAAGGAAACCGACGGTTTCAAAGACCAGCGCAGCCGCAATGTTTCCGGCATCGTCGGTTACGGCGATATCGACAAGGATGGTTTCAACACCTACCTGACGTACGAATCCTACAAGAACGACGGTTACACCGCTGGCGACCTGCGCAGCCACTACCCTGAATGGCACCGCCAGACCCCGGGCCGTTCGACCTGGGACGCCCCGAGTGCGTTCTCGCCAACCGGCAACTACTTCCTGAACAGCACGAACATCGTCGCCGCGCCCGGCTGCCCGGCCGACAAGATCGACCCGAAAGACAAGCTGTGCAAGATGGATATCTTGCCGTACAGCGGCCTGACCACCAATGCCAAGCGCTATGCGCTGGCCAGCAACACGCACTTCCGCATTGGCAAGAACATCGACGCCAACTTCGAGATCACCAATGCCGGCGCCAGCAACGATTACATCGTCCCCCCGTTCAACGTCAGCAACGGTAGCGCCACCACGTCGCCGAGCACCTGGTACGACGCGATAAACGGCAAGATGGTCGGTCCATACTTCTATCCAAAATTGCCAGTTGGCCACGCCAACAACCCTTACGGCGTACCGGTGGAATACCGTGCCCGCATGATGGATACCGGCAACGGCTTCAACTTCAACCGCACCGAATCCGACCAGACGCGCGTCATGCTGAGCCTGAACGGCGACATCGGCAATTTCGACTGGAAATCCGCAGTCGGCTACATGAACTCGAAAGCCAACAAGGCCACCCGTGCCGTGAGCGCTACCGGTTACAACAATGCCATCGTCAACGGCACCTACAAGTTCGGCCAGCAAAACGATACCGCGCTGCTGGAGTCGATGTTCCCGGTGCGTACCACCAAGGGCGAGTCGAAGATCACCTTCATCGACGCAACCGTGTCCGGTGAAGTGGCGCAATTGCCAGCCGGTCCTTTGAACGTGGCGTTCGGTACCGACATCCGCCGCGAAAAGTATGAGATGGCCAGCTCGGACAACGTGCTGCGTGGTGACCTGGTCGGCATCGCCGGCCTGCAGGTCAAGGACACCATGGATCACTACGCGCTGTTCGCGGAAGCGACCATTCCGGTGGTCAAGCGTGTGGAAGTGAGCGCCGCGGTACGTGCCGACAAGTCCACCAACAGCGACGTGCACTTCTCGCCGAAGCTGGGCCTGCGCGTCAACGCCACCGATACCCTGTTGTTGCGGGCCACGGCCGCTGGCGGCTTCCGTGCGCCTAACATCGTGGAAACCGGTAATGGCCTGGGCCGCAGCTCGTTTGCCACCGATGTCAGCGATCCACGCCGTTGCGCAACCGCCAGTACCTTGAACAAGCTGGTGCAGAACAATCCAGCAGCCACCAGCGTCGACAAGGCTCAGGGCAACACCTTCCAGAACAGTGATTGCAAAGGCGGCGTGCCTAGCTTCGTGTCGGCGAACAAGGACCTGAAACCGGAAACCTCGCGTTCGATCACCGCCGGTTTCGTTTTCGAACCGGTCAAGAACTGGACTGTGGCACTGGACTACTACCATATCGAACGCAAGGACGAAATCGGTACCCGTGGCGTGGCTGACATCCTGCGCGGCGAAGCTGGTCTGCCAGCCGGACAGTTGGTGCGTGTCGATAACTCTGCTTCCGATGCGCAATTCCTGGCGCTGGTGAACAAATACGCACCAGGCAATACCACCAACTTCGGCGGCGTTGGCTCGATCGGCCTGCTGTACAACCCATACGTCAACAGCGGCAAGACCCGTGCTTCGGGCTTCGACTTTGACGCGGGTGGCCGTTTCAACACCAGTATCGGCCAGGTTCGCCTGAAACTGGAAGGTAGCTACCTGTGGAAGTACCAGGAGTTCAGCGTGACCGACAATGCCTATGACACTAACCTGGCAGGTAACTATGACCTGGGTTCGCGCCTGAAAACCAAGTTGCGCGCCAGCTTGAAGACCGGCTCGTTTGACCACGGCATGACCCTGAACTACGCCAGCGGTTTTAGCAACGACAGCCAGACTTCGCCAACCTACTGCGTCACCAACAAGGTTTCGGCTGAGAACATGGGTGTTTGCTCGCGCGTAGGCAGCAACACCACGGTCGACTACAACCTGTCGTACGGCGGCATCAAGAACACGCGTCTGAGCCTGTTCATTGACAATCTGTTCGACAAGGCTGCACCAGTGCAGTGGCGCAGAGGCTACGCTGAATCGTTCCAGATGCGTCGTATCGGTGTAACGGCCAGCTACACCTTCCTCTGA